One part of the Triplophysa dalaica isolate WHDGS20190420 chromosome 25, ASM1584641v1, whole genome shotgun sequence genome encodes these proteins:
- the LOC130415833 gene encoding uncharacterized protein LOC130415833 isoform X2 has translation MSFQFAIYYLFNKTLQVESTSLIVGNLDQLNQVTSQPDLDSDDDWFKIRWPTRKEPEKTVAAKVLLFGDSFKDLVTKNNLFILGKDIWTEEESMGEKKRQKKMLETNVVAAKKARLAKPTKIKDTARNQMLENLKISLSQKRVQDTQDHHTSSEDEFPQHLHCVKQRKTLKAARPKPPTPDHHTNSDDATDIGSPPCSDHHSRSDDATMIWSQSQPDVMVDNSTSQPMVHQMDQIMASLRELPEMIKVVKECVQCVQALMPSSGGTPSSTTSSSVSDIEIHPLAGSEVTVSKRAFQRLNRSRMTIFAQELAVLVFTKDVLAQSTLTGKSGNGGPPKAQLDLVKVQAITDAVLLEFPQTTASEVRAAIRRKCNNEQFSQKHHNV, from the exons ATGTCGTTCCAGTTCGCTATTTATTACCTGTTTAACAAAACACTACAAGTGGAAAGTACGTCGCTTATTGTTGGAAATTTGGACCAGTTGAATCAAGTGACTTCGCAGCCTGACCTTGATAGCGATGATGACTGGTTCAAAATAAGATGGCCCACACGAAAAGAACCGGAGAAGACAGTAGCAGCTAAAGTTCTGCTATTTGGAG ATTCATTTAAAGACCTTGTcaccaaaaataatttattcattttggggAAAGATATATGGACCGAGGAAGAAAGCATGggtgaaaaaaaaagacaaaagaaaatgttggaGACCAATGTGGTGGCGGCAAAAAAAGCCAGGCTG GCAAAGCCAACCAAGATCAAAGACACAGCCAGAAACCAGATGTTAGAAAATTTAAAGATTTCCCTTTCCCAAAAAAGGGTCCAAGACACACAAGATCACCACACCAGTTCTGAGGATGAATTTCCACAACATCTTCACTGT GTAAAGCAAAGAAAGACTTTAAAGGCTGCCAGGCCTAAGCCACCCACTCCTGATCATCACACAAATTCAGATGATGCCACAGACATAGGGAGCCCACCATGTTCAGATCACCACTCCAGATCTGATGATGCCACCATGATATGGAGTCAAAGTCAACCTGACGTT ATGGTGGATAATAGCACTAGTCAGCCAATGGTTCACCAGATGGATCAAATCATGGCATCCCTTCGTG AACTTCCAGAAATGATTAAAGTAGTGAAGGAGTGTGTGCAGTGTGTACAGGCTTTGATGCCCTCATCTGGGGGGACTCCTTCATCCACAACATCGTCTTCTGTCAGTGACATTGAGATA CACCCCTTGGCTGGAAGTGAAGTAACAGTGTCAAAGAGGGCCTTCCAGCGGCTGAACCGATCTCGAATGACCATTTTTGCCCAGGAGCTGGCAGTTCTGGTGTTCACAAAAGATGTCCTTGCCCAGTCCACACTGACAGGGAAATCTGGAAATGGGGGCCCCCCTAAAGCACAGCTCGATCTTGTCAAAGTGCAGGCCATAACAG
- the LOC130415833 gene encoding uncharacterized protein LOC130415833 isoform X1, which produces MSFQFAIYYLFNKTLQVESTSLIVGNLDQLNQVTSQPDLDSDDDWFKIRWPTRKEPEKTVAAKVLLFGDSFKDLVTKNNLFILGKDIWTEEESMGEKKRQKKMLETNVVAAKKARLAKPTKIKDTARNQMLENLKISLSQKRVQDTQDHHTSSEDEFPQHLHCVKQRKTLKAARPKPPTPDHHTNSDDATDIGSPPCSDHHSRSDDATMIWSQSQPDVQMVDNSTSQPMVHQMDQIMASLRELPEMIKVVKECVQCVQALMPSSGGTPSSTTSSSVSDIEIHPLAGSEVTVSKRAFQRLNRSRMTIFAQELAVLVFTKDVLAQSTLTGKSGNGGPPKAQLDLVKVQAITDAVLLEFPQTTASEVRAAIRRKCNNEQFSQKHHNV; this is translated from the exons ATGTCGTTCCAGTTCGCTATTTATTACCTGTTTAACAAAACACTACAAGTGGAAAGTACGTCGCTTATTGTTGGAAATTTGGACCAGTTGAATCAAGTGACTTCGCAGCCTGACCTTGATAGCGATGATGACTGGTTCAAAATAAGATGGCCCACACGAAAAGAACCGGAGAAGACAGTAGCAGCTAAAGTTCTGCTATTTGGAG ATTCATTTAAAGACCTTGTcaccaaaaataatttattcattttggggAAAGATATATGGACCGAGGAAGAAAGCATGggtgaaaaaaaaagacaaaagaaaatgttggaGACCAATGTGGTGGCGGCAAAAAAAGCCAGGCTG GCAAAGCCAACCAAGATCAAAGACACAGCCAGAAACCAGATGTTAGAAAATTTAAAGATTTCCCTTTCCCAAAAAAGGGTCCAAGACACACAAGATCACCACACCAGTTCTGAGGATGAATTTCCACAACATCTTCACTGT GTAAAGCAAAGAAAGACTTTAAAGGCTGCCAGGCCTAAGCCACCCACTCCTGATCATCACACAAATTCAGATGATGCCACAGACATAGGGAGCCCACCATGTTCAGATCACCACTCCAGATCTGATGATGCCACCATGATATGGAGTCAAAGTCAACCTGACGTT caGATGGTGGATAATAGCACTAGTCAGCCAATGGTTCACCAGATGGATCAAATCATGGCATCCCTTCGTG AACTTCCAGAAATGATTAAAGTAGTGAAGGAGTGTGTGCAGTGTGTACAGGCTTTGATGCCCTCATCTGGGGGGACTCCTTCATCCACAACATCGTCTTCTGTCAGTGACATTGAGATA CACCCCTTGGCTGGAAGTGAAGTAACAGTGTCAAAGAGGGCCTTCCAGCGGCTGAACCGATCTCGAATGACCATTTTTGCCCAGGAGCTGGCAGTTCTGGTGTTCACAAAAGATGTCCTTGCCCAGTCCACACTGACAGGGAAATCTGGAAATGGGGGCCCCCCTAAAGCACAGCTCGATCTTGTCAAAGTGCAGGCCATAACAG